The proteins below are encoded in one region of Macadamia integrifolia cultivar HAES 741 unplaced genomic scaffold, SCU_Mint_v3 scaffold3275, whole genome shotgun sequence:
- the LOC122067961 gene encoding gibberellin-regulated protein 9, whose translation MKSPRMSLIFSLFVVFLLVLQAFAEASVDNNGVDSLTSMEEGDGTALYKKYHHPKINCHFACSRRCRKSSRKNVCTRACGTCCMRCKCVPPGTFGNKGFCPCYASLRTHGHKLKCP comes from the exons ATGAAGAGCCCAAGAATGAGTcttatcttttctttgtttgttgtCTTCCTCCTAGTCTTACAG GCTTTTGCTGAAGCTTCAGTTGATAATAATGGAGTGGATTCTCTGACTAgt ATGGAGGAAGGAGATGGAACTGCTCTCTACAAAAAATATCACCATCCCAAGATCA ATTGCCATTTTGCATGTTCAAGGAGATGCAGGAAATCATCGAGGAAAAATGTGTGTACACGAGCATGTGGCACGTGCTGCATGAGATGCAAATGTGTCCCACCGGGTACCTTTGGAAATAAGGGCTTTTGCCCATGCTATGCCAGCCTCAGAACCCATGGACATAAGCTCAAATGCCCATGA